In Liquorilactobacillus nagelii DSM 13675, the following proteins share a genomic window:
- a CDS encoding HD domain-containing protein: MNTAQQLRAIHQYTYEKMKSDKTGHGFDHIQRVVNLTKYIAAQETQPFNYLTAVSAAYLHDIADDKLVTDVQASETEMKNFLTSIEFLPSQIAAITTITHNMSFSKSLENKHQQLSLAGQMVQDADRLDAIGAIGITRAIYYGGAHQEIIYDPKIKPRKSFSKQEYRDLANETIINHFYEKLLKLKALMNTTGGKLLAEQRQQFMLNFLTEFKAEWTGEK; the protein is encoded by the coding sequence TTGAATACTGCTCAGCAATTAAGGGCAATTCATCAATATACCTATGAAAAGATGAAATCTGATAAAACTGGCCATGGTTTTGACCATATTCAAAGGGTAGTTAATCTGACTAAATACATTGCTGCTCAAGAGACGCAACCATTTAATTATTTAACCGCTGTTAGTGCAGCTTATCTACATGACATTGCCGATGATAAACTAGTTACTGATGTTCAAGCAAGTGAGACTGAAATGAAGAATTTTTTAACCTCAATTGAGTTTCTGCCCTCACAAATTGCAGCCATCACTACAATTACACATAACATGTCCTTCAGCAAATCCTTAGAAAATAAACACCAGCAGCTTTCTTTGGCTGGACAGATGGTCCAAGATGCTGATCGATTGGATGCAATTGGAGCAATCGGGATTACCCGAGCTATCTACTATGGTGGTGCCCATCAAGAAATAATTTATGATCCAAAAATCAAACCCCGTAAAAGTTTTTCTAAACAAGAGTATCGTGACCTAGCCAATGAAACAATCATTAATCATTTCTATGAGAAGTTGTTGAAGCTAAAAGCTTTAATGAATACGACTGGCGGAAAACTGCTTGCTGAACAGCGACAACAGTTCATGCTGAATTTTTTAACTGAATTTAAAGCCGAATGGACTGGTGAAAAGTAA
- a CDS encoding YagU family protein, giving the protein MGKDNFDVKNAIIAGSIAGIVSGFVKLGWENLFPPRTPDRDATNPPQQFLQQLGVPSKLTHATYTYSEHKLPWVSFLLHFGFSTSFGAFYTVAGHYLPLLKIGQGTFFGAGVWAAAHLVALPQLGTVPAAKDQPLEEHLSELFGHVSWMWVTHVVAEELLAENKPHKSTN; this is encoded by the coding sequence ATGGGAAAAGATAATTTTGATGTTAAAAATGCGATTATTGCCGGAAGTATTGCCGGAATTGTTTCAGGCTTTGTCAAATTAGGCTGGGAAAATTTATTTCCACCGCGGACACCAGACAGGGATGCAACTAATCCACCGCAGCAATTTTTACAGCAACTGGGTGTTCCAAGCAAATTAACTCACGCAACTTATACCTATTCTGAACATAAATTGCCATGGGTCAGCTTTTTACTGCATTTTGGCTTTTCAACCAGTTTTGGAGCTTTTTATACCGTCGCTGGTCATTACTTGCCACTACTTAAAATTGGGCAAGGAACTTTTTTTGGTGCCGGCGTCTGGGCAGCCGCACATCTAGTTGCTTTGCCACAATTAGGGACAGTACCAGCAGCCAAAGATCAGCCTCTCGAAGAACATTTGTCTGAACTATTTGGTCATGTTTCTTGGATGTGGGTCACACATGTTGTCGCTGAGGAGCTGCTGGCGGAGAATAAGCCGCATAAATCGACAAATTAA
- a CDS encoding glycosyltransferase, with protein MKLLIVLENVVMDGVKRAATVLGNNLNRQMDVAFYSLENVQPYYTLEAPLVTAKRPAPSNVLNYYGAEPYQQYADQIEDLCDYLVTEKYTSVILPAGLLTSFAPLIKNQVPEIRVIAWMHNNFKTYMTQYYKLMQTEFKAGLAAADTVVVLTDSDLEHYRQFNPNTVKIYNPLTLAPERQADLNSHVIAFTGRIAIQHKGIDYLLEAAKFLPADWKIAIAGSGTAEDMAIFKQLINKFQVADKIIYRGALKDRQLQQHYETASIFVSTSRWEGMPLVMGEAMAFGLPIIAMENTGSAEYLQQNSYGIMTKSQDVADFVRVLQRFTSSRFLRRYYAERSLERISHFTPATIAAQWLPLVKETNQELV; from the coding sequence ATGAAATTATTAATCGTTTTAGAAAATGTTGTAATGGATGGGGTTAAGCGAGCAGCAACTGTGTTGGGGAACAATTTAAACCGACAAATGGATGTTGCTTTTTATTCATTAGAGAACGTTCAACCGTATTATACTTTGGAGGCACCATTAGTAACTGCTAAACGGCCAGCACCAAGTAATGTTTTAAATTATTATGGAGCTGAGCCCTATCAACAATATGCTGATCAAATTGAAGATTTGTGTGATTACTTAGTTACTGAAAAATATACTAGTGTTATTTTGCCGGCTGGATTACTGACCAGTTTTGCTCCATTAATTAAAAATCAAGTTCCCGAGATTCGGGTGATTGCTTGGATGCATAATAACTTTAAAACTTACATGACACAGTACTACAAATTAATGCAGACAGAGTTTAAAGCTGGCCTTGCGGCGGCAGATACGGTAGTGGTTCTAACTGATTCAGATTTAGAACATTATCGACAATTTAATCCTAATACTGTTAAGATATACAACCCACTGACCTTAGCACCGGAGCGGCAAGCTGATTTGAATAGTCATGTAATTGCTTTTACCGGCCGAATTGCGATTCAGCATAAGGGAATTGATTATTTATTAGAAGCAGCCAAATTTTTACCAGCAGATTGGAAAATTGCGATTGCTGGCAGTGGAACAGCTGAAGACATGGCGATTTTTAAACAATTGATTAATAAATTTCAAGTGGCTGATAAAATAATTTATCGTGGTGCTTTAAAGGATCGGCAGCTGCAACAACATTATGAAACAGCTTCGATTTTTGTGTCAACTTCGCGCTGGGAAGGCATGCCATTGGTAATGGGAGAAGCGATGGCCTTTGGTTTACCCATTATTGCCATGGAAAATACCGGATCAGCTGAGTACTTACAGCAGAACAGTTACGGAATTATGACTAAATCACAAGATGTTGCAGACTTTGTTCGGGTGCTCCAACGTTTTACTAGCAGTCGTTTTCTGCGTCGTTATTATGCTGAGCGTTCATTAGAACGAATCAGTCATTTCACACCAGCAACGATTGCAGCTCAGTGGTTACCTTTAGTTAAAGAAACAAACCAAGAATTAGTTTAA
- a CDS encoding GNAT family N-acetyltransferase, whose product MAATFIRPATLTDLPAMMGIIEEARQLLAVDNIPQWQDGYPNKESIKQDIENEIAYVLVNDQQVAGVAALQTWPDPDYSEIFAGAWQRPDQKHYATIHRIAIAQRYRGQHLAQLFLSNLTSQAWQLGFDQVRIDTHPTNQRMRHLVTKSGFDFAGEVHLKERAVPERLAYQLFLKSEVD is encoded by the coding sequence ATGGCAGCAACTTTTATTCGACCAGCAACTTTAACTGATTTACCGGCAATGATGGGGATTATTGAAGAAGCACGACAACTTTTAGCAGTGGATAATATTCCTCAGTGGCAGGATGGTTATCCTAATAAAGAATCTATCAAGCAAGATATTGAAAATGAAATTGCTTATGTGCTGGTGAATGATCAGCAAGTAGCTGGCGTCGCCGCATTGCAAACTTGGCCGGATCCCGATTATTCCGAGATCTTTGCCGGTGCTTGGCAACGACCAGATCAAAAGCATTATGCGACAATTCATCGAATTGCAATCGCACAGCGTTATCGTGGGCAACATCTGGCACAATTGTTTTTAAGCAATTTGACCTCACAGGCTTGGCAATTAGGGTTTGACCAAGTCAGAATTGATACTCATCCGACTAATCAGCGGATGCGACATTTAGTTACTAAATCTGGTTTTGATTTTGCCGGGGAAGTCCACCTAAAAGAACGCGCAGTGCCGGAACGTTTGGCTTACCAATTATTCTTAAAATCCGAGGTAGATTGA